A section of the Flavobacterium ardleyense genome encodes:
- a CDS encoding LuxE/PaaK family acyltransferase: protein MNIYPDIFNISSKKEFKKIALKVFRFQYENNAVYREFCEALKVEKHLVKTLDEIPFLPIQFFKSHKVVSSTDKPQVIFTSSGTTGTKTSQHFVTDVSLYEQSYRQGFAEFYGNIEDYIFLALLPSYQERSGSSLIYMVEDLISLSHNEDSGFYLYNHDDLIAKLREFDKLEKNVILMGVTYALLDLIEKEKFDLKNLIIMETGGMKGRRKEMIREELHEILCDGFGVSSIHSEYGMTELLSQAYSLGDGVFNCPQWMDVMMRDTEDPLSYIGNGKTGGINVIDLANINSCSFIATQDLGKKYDNGTFEVLGRFDNSDIRGCNLMVLSSPK, encoded by the coding sequence GTGAACATCTATCCTGATATCTTTAATATATCCTCTAAAAAAGAATTTAAAAAAATTGCACTCAAGGTTTTTCGGTTTCAGTATGAAAACAATGCTGTATATCGAGAATTTTGCGAGGCATTGAAGGTGGAAAAACATCTGGTAAAAACCCTTGACGAAATTCCGTTTTTGCCGATTCAGTTTTTCAAAAGTCATAAAGTGGTGAGTAGTACTGACAAACCTCAAGTGATTTTTACGAGTAGCGGGACGACCGGAACCAAGACTTCTCAGCATTTTGTGACAGATGTGAGTCTGTATGAGCAGAGTTACAGACAGGGATTTGCGGAATTTTATGGCAATATCGAAGATTATATTTTTCTGGCACTTTTGCCATCTTATCAGGAAAGATCGGGCTCTTCGCTAATTTATATGGTGGAAGATCTGATTTCACTTTCACATAATGAGGACAGCGGTTTTTATCTTTACAACCACGACGATCTGATTGCAAAGCTTCGGGAATTTGATAAACTAGAGAAAAACGTTATTTTGATGGGCGTGACTTATGCGCTTTTGGATTTAATTGAAAAAGAGAAATTCGATCTCAAAAATCTGATTATTATGGAAACTGGCGGAATGAAAGGTCGCCGAAAAGAGATGATTCGCGAAGAATTACACGAAATTCTCTGTGATGGTTTTGGCGTAAGCAGCATACATTCAGAATATGGAATGACCGAATTGTTGTCTCAGGCTTATTCGCTTGGCGATGGCGTTTTTAATTGTCCGCAATGGATGGATGTGATGATGCGCGATACCGAAGATCCCCTCAGTTATATTGGGAACGGAAAAACTGGAGGTATCAATGTGATTGATCTTGCAAATATCAATTCTTGCTCGTTTATTGCGACGCAGGATTTAGGAAAAAAATACGATAATGGTACTTTTGAAGTACTCGGCAGATTTGACAATTCGGATATTCGAGGTTGCAATCTGATGGTTTTGTCTAGTCCTAAATAA
- a CDS encoding IS3 family transposase gives MFACNLFGVDRQVYYRNIKRKSVKESKAIEVVSMVLYIRKSMPRLGTKKSYHLLKDQLKPLKIGRDKLFNILRANHLLIQPRRSYHITTNSHHHFRKHKNQVLGLEINRPDQVWVSDITYIGRRENPCYLSIITDAYSKKIMGHYVADNMNTESSALALRMAIKQRKSKQVPLIHHSDRGLQYCAKDYQKILRKNGIVASMTQNSDPYENAVAERINGILKQEFMIDKYNLKLNLMKSLVKESIDTYNELRPHYSNYMLTPNQMHLQNIIKMRT, from the coding sequence GTGTTCGCCTGTAATTTGTTCGGGGTAGACAGACAGGTTTATTATCGAAATATTAAAAGAAAGTCCGTAAAAGAGTCTAAAGCAATTGAAGTTGTATCGATGGTTCTATATATTAGGAAATCTATGCCCAGACTTGGTACAAAGAAATCGTACCATCTTTTAAAGGATCAATTGAAACCATTAAAAATAGGCAGGGATAAATTATTTAATATATTAAGGGCTAATCACTTACTAATCCAGCCTAGACGCAGCTATCACATCACAACTAACTCACATCATCACTTTAGAAAACATAAAAATCAAGTCCTTGGTTTAGAAATAAACAGACCTGATCAAGTATGGGTCTCTGATATAACATACATAGGCAGAAGAGAAAATCCTTGTTATTTAAGCATCATTACCGATGCATATTCTAAGAAGATTATGGGACACTACGTTGCCGACAATATGAATACTGAAAGCAGCGCATTAGCATTGAGGATGGCAATTAAACAAAGGAAAAGCAAGCAAGTTCCACTAATTCATCACTCGGATAGAGGCCTACAATATTGCGCAAAGGATTATCAAAAGATCTTAAGAAAAAATGGAATAGTAGCTAGTATGACACAGAACTCAGATCCGTACGAAAACGCCGTGGCCGAAAGAATCAATGGGATATTAAAACAGGAATTTATGATTGACAAATACAATCTAAAATTGAATCTAATGAAGAGCCTGGTTAAGGAATCAATTGACACTTACAATGAACTACGACCACATTATTCTAATTATATGCTAACTCCTAACCAAATGCATTTGCAGAACATAATTAAAATGAGAACCTAA
- a CDS encoding transposase — translation MKEDQGNRYIKRTQKDYTMSFKLQIVQEIEKGSRSISEVTKEYGIQSHSTVLNWLRKFGNFDWENQIPTTMTKSPEQKVMELEAKVKLLEKQKSLLEHQAFVADKKAIIFDMMIDLAEKEYKIDIRKNSSPEQSTILKSKNTKQ, via the coding sequence ATGAAAGAAGATCAGGGAAACCGCTACATCAAGCGCACACAGAAAGACTACACTATGTCTTTTAAATTACAAATTGTTCAAGAAATAGAGAAAGGATCTCGGTCTATTTCTGAAGTAACCAAAGAATATGGGATACAAAGTCATAGTACGGTTCTTAATTGGTTGCGAAAATTCGGTAACTTTGATTGGGAGAATCAAATACCAACTACTATGACAAAGTCACCAGAACAGAAGGTAATGGAGCTTGAAGCCAAAGTAAAACTACTGGAGAAGCAGAAGTCGCTTTTGGAACACCAAGCTTTTGTTGCAGATAAAAAAGCAATCATTTTCGATATGATGATTGATCTCGCTGAGAAAGAATATAAAATTGATATACGAAAAAACTCCTCACCCGAACAATCGACAATTTTAAAGAGCAAGAACACCAAACAGTAG
- the tyrS gene encoding tyrosine--tRNA ligase, producing MKNLVEELRWRGLYHDSMPGTEEQLLKECTTAYIGFDPTADSLHIGSMVQIILLVHLKNFGHRPVALVGGATGMIGDPSGKSDERNLLDDEALAKNVAGIKSVLSRFLDFDSAESNAPFMVNNYDWMKEFSFINFAREVGKRITVNYMMAKDSVKKRLNGEIGDGMSFTEFTYQLIQGYDFYYLYKNHNVKLQMGGSDQWGNITTGTELVRRMGGEGAKVFAMTTPLITKADGTKFGKSEGGNVWLDTDKTSVYKFYQFWLNSADEDAEKYIKIFTFFDQEKIEKLIEEHRQAPHLRTLQKALAESITVFVHNQEEYDKAVKASGILFGSATAADLKELDAATFLDIFDGVPQAQISKEDLGEGLEIITALNEKTGFFKSNGEARRALTANSISVNREKVTEEYKLSTSDLINDEFILLQSGKKNYFIIQVK from the coding sequence ATGAAAAATTTAGTTGAAGAATTACGCTGGCGTGGACTTTACCACGACAGTATGCCGGGAACCGAAGAACAATTGCTTAAAGAATGTACTACAGCATATATCGGTTTTGATCCAACGGCAGATTCACTTCACATCGGGAGTATGGTGCAAATCATTTTGCTGGTACATTTAAAGAATTTTGGACACAGACCTGTCGCTCTCGTAGGAGGTGCAACGGGAATGATTGGAGATCCTTCTGGGAAATCTGATGAGCGTAATCTACTTGATGACGAAGCTTTGGCCAAGAATGTTGCCGGAATTAAAAGTGTTTTGTCACGCTTCCTAGATTTTGATTCGGCCGAATCAAATGCGCCTTTCATGGTGAACAACTATGATTGGATGAAGGAATTTAGTTTCATCAATTTCGCGCGTGAAGTGGGCAAGAGAATCACCGTCAATTATATGATGGCAAAAGATTCAGTAAAAAAACGTTTGAATGGAGAAATCGGCGACGGAATGTCGTTTACAGAATTCACCTATCAACTAATTCAAGGATACGATTTTTATTATCTATATAAAAACCACAATGTAAAACTGCAAATGGGCGGTTCTGATCAGTGGGGAAATATCACTACTGGTACAGAGCTTGTGCGCAGAATGGGTGGTGAAGGAGCAAAAGTTTTTGCAATGACAACTCCACTTATTACTAAAGCTGACGGAACTAAATTCGGAAAATCTGAAGGTGGAAACGTGTGGCTTGATACAGACAAAACATCGGTGTACAAATTCTACCAATTTTGGTTGAATTCAGCAGATGAAGATGCGGAGAAATACATCAAAATATTCACTTTTTTCGATCAAGAAAAAATCGAAAAATTAATCGAAGAACACCGTCAAGCGCCGCATTTGAGAACTTTACAAAAAGCTTTGGCGGAATCAATTACGGTATTTGTGCACAATCAAGAAGAGTATGACAAAGCGGTGAAAGCTTCAGGAATTCTTTTTGGGTCAGCAACAGCAGCAGATTTAAAAGAACTTGACGCAGCAACTTTCTTAGATATCTTTGATGGTGTGCCTCAAGCACAGATTTCGAAAGAAGATCTTGGTGAAGGATTAGAAATCATCACTGCTCTAAATGAGAAAACTGGATTTTTCAAGTCAAACGGAGAAGCTAGACGTGCATTAACGGCAAATTCGATTTCTGTAAATAGAGAGAAAGTGACCGAAGAGTATAAATTATCTACGTCAGATCTTATAAATGATGAGTTTATTTTGCTGCAAAGCGGAAAGAAAAACTACTTCATTATTCAGGTTAAATAA
- a CDS encoding NAD-dependent epimerase/dehydratase family protein, whose product MILVTGGTGLIGAHLLLSLTETNDRVRAIFRTESSQNKTRNLFKLYNKSHLFEKIEWVEADINDIELLDIAFAKITHVYHCAALVSFDPRAELKLRKINIEGTANIVNFCLYHKVEKLCYVSSIAALGDAKTEGDLITESTEWNAEKLHSDYAITKHGAEIEVWRGEQEGLNVVIVNPSIVLGPGFWDSGSGEIFSNVEKGLKYYTLGMAAFIAVTDVVEQMIALMKSDISGKRFILSAENISYRDLINWIADTLKKPRPTIEAKKWMTNIAWRLDALKTTLFGGRRHLTKITAQSLHSKTLYSNKAITEATSVTFIPIKDYLKKFKKKES is encoded by the coding sequence ATGATTTTAGTTACAGGAGGCACAGGACTAATCGGGGCACATCTACTACTCTCACTCACCGAGACCAATGATCGCGTACGTGCCATTTTTCGAACTGAATCGAGTCAAAATAAAACTAGGAACTTATTTAAGCTTTATAATAAGAGTCATCTTTTTGAAAAAATTGAATGGGTAGAAGCAGACATTAATGATATTGAGCTTTTAGATATCGCTTTCGCTAAAATTACCCACGTTTACCATTGTGCTGCCTTGGTATCATTTGACCCGAGGGCTGAGCTGAAACTCCGCAAAATCAATATTGAAGGTACTGCCAATATTGTAAATTTCTGCTTGTATCACAAGGTCGAAAAACTCTGTTATGTAAGTTCGATTGCAGCTTTGGGTGATGCTAAAACCGAAGGTGATTTGATAACTGAATCTACAGAGTGGAATGCCGAAAAGCTTCATAGCGACTACGCCATTACCAAGCACGGCGCCGAAATAGAGGTTTGGCGGGGAGAACAAGAAGGACTAAATGTGGTGATTGTAAATCCATCGATTGTTTTAGGACCTGGATTTTGGGATTCTGGAAGCGGCGAAATATTTTCTAATGTCGAGAAAGGTTTGAAATATTACACACTAGGAATGGCGGCCTTTATTGCAGTAACTGATGTAGTAGAACAGATGATTGCCTTGATGAAATCGGATATTTCTGGAAAACGTTTTATCTTATCAGCTGAAAATATCAGTTATAGAGATTTAATCAATTGGATTGCAGATACACTCAAGAAACCACGACCAACAATTGAAGCAAAAAAATGGATGACTAATATCGCTTGGCGTCTTGATGCTTTGAAAACGACACTCTTTGGAGGAAGAAGGCACTTGACGAAAATTACCGCACAGTCACTTCACAGCAAAACTTTGTACAGCAATAAAGCAATAACAGAGGCAACTTCAGTAACTTTTATTCCGATAAAGGATTATTTAAAGAAATTCAAAAAAAAAGAATCGTAG
- a CDS encoding DUF4296 domain-containing protein, with protein sequence MKNILSIILLFLLSISCNSNATKKPENLIEREKMVDIIYDLSILEAAKSQKPIVLEQYQIETNNYVYKKYSIDSLQFANSIKYYAADIENYHSLYDSVNKRLEKKLKTLSPN encoded by the coding sequence ATGAAAAATATTTTATCTATAATTCTACTTTTTCTTCTTTCTATCAGCTGTAATTCTAATGCTACCAAAAAGCCGGAGAATCTGATAGAAAGAGAAAAGATGGTGGATATCATTTATGATTTATCAATTCTGGAAGCAGCGAAGTCCCAAAAACCTATTGTTTTGGAGCAGTATCAAATTGAAACTAATAATTATGTTTACAAAAAGTATTCAATAGATAGCCTGCAATTTGCCAATAGTATAAAATATTATGCCGCTGATATTGAAAATTACCACTCACTTTATGACAGTGTAAATAAAAGGCTCGAAAAAAAATTAAAGACGCTGTCTCCAAACTAG
- a CDS encoding dihydroorotase, protein MGKVLIKNAKIVNEGVIFEGDVFIDGEYIVEIEENISPKSGDCLVVDAEGNFLLPGIIDDQVHFREPGLTYKGDIESESRAAVAGGITSFIEQPNTVPNAVTQEILEEKYGLASDNSFANYSFMMGATNDNLEEVLKTNPRNVAGVKIFLGSSTGNMLVDNQATLENIFANTKTLIAVHCEDEATIKANLEKFKEEYGDNIPAEAHPLIRSTEACYISSSQAVALAKKTGARLHVFHVSTAKELDLFTNKIPLEQKKITAEVCIHHLWFSDEDYKTKGNFIKWNPAIKTAADRDALWTALLDDRIDVIATDHAPHTLEEKKLPYLNAPSGGPMVQHALVAMLENYLRGKISIEKIVEKMAHNPAKLFQIEKRGFIKVGYHADLVIVNTAKPWNVKKENILAKCGWSPFEGLNFKSRVTHTFVNGNLVYANGKIKDVRKGQRLLFDRK, encoded by the coding sequence ATGGGAAAGGTTTTAATCAAAAATGCAAAGATTGTTAATGAAGGTGTCATTTTTGAAGGAGATGTATTTATAGATGGAGAATATATCGTTGAAATAGAAGAAAATATTAGCCCAAAATCTGGTGATTGTCTAGTTGTTGATGCGGAAGGTAATTTTTTACTTCCTGGAATAATTGACGATCAAGTGCATTTTAGAGAGCCAGGTCTTACTTATAAAGGTGATATCGAATCTGAATCTCGTGCAGCAGTTGCAGGTGGAATCACATCCTTTATCGAGCAACCTAATACAGTACCAAATGCTGTAACCCAAGAAATACTTGAAGAGAAATATGGTCTTGCTAGTGATAATTCATTTGCAAACTACTCTTTCATGATGGGGGCTACAAATGATAATCTTGAAGAAGTTTTAAAAACCAATCCAAGGAATGTTGCAGGAGTGAAAATCTTTTTAGGATCCTCAACAGGAAATATGCTTGTCGATAATCAAGCAACTCTCGAGAACATTTTTGCTAATACCAAAACGCTAATTGCCGTTCACTGCGAAGACGAAGCGACAATTAAAGCAAATCTTGAAAAATTTAAGGAAGAATACGGAGATAATATTCCTGCCGAAGCTCACCCGCTAATCAGAAGTACCGAAGCATGTTATATCTCATCATCACAAGCAGTTGCTTTGGCAAAGAAAACTGGCGCAAGACTGCACGTTTTTCACGTTTCTACTGCCAAGGAATTAGACTTGTTTACAAATAAAATTCCATTAGAACAAAAGAAAATCACCGCTGAAGTTTGTATTCACCACTTATGGTTTTCTGATGAAGATTATAAAACCAAAGGAAATTTTATCAAATGGAATCCAGCAATTAAGACCGCCGCTGATAGAGATGCCCTTTGGACGGCACTTCTTGACGATCGTATTGACGTAATTGCAACAGATCATGCGCCTCACACTCTTGAAGAGAAAAAATTGCCATATCTAAATGCTCCATCTGGCGGGCCTATGGTGCAGCATGCACTAGTTGCAATGCTCGAAAATTACCTTCGTGGAAAAATTTCTATAGAGAAAATTGTTGAGAAAATGGCTCATAATCCTGCCAAATTATTTCAGATTGAAAAACGAGGTTTTATAAAAGTTGGTTATCATGCCGATCTTGTAATTGTAAATACTGCCAAACCATGGAACGTTAAGAAAGAAAATATTCTTGCCAAATGTGGTTGGTCTCCTTTTGAAGGTTTAAACTTCAAATCCAGGGTGACTCATACTTTTGTAAATGGAAATCTTGTTTATGCAAATGGTAAAATTAAAGATGTTCGCAAGGGACAGCGTTTGTTATTTGATAGAAAATAA